The segment CGATATCGCGCTGACGGATCCCACGTATGAGACCGGCCAGTCCATCGGCGAGCGCAAGACGGGCACCGTCGGTCTGACCGCGGCCTTCACGTTCGTGCCCGTTCCCGAACCTTCAACCTATGCCGCCTTCGCCGCGCTTGGCTTGATCGGCGTGGCCGCGGTGCGTCGCTTCCGACGGCCCGCAGCCCAGCTCGGCTGAGTTTTCCCGTCGGCTGGAGAGAATCGGCTTCAGCCGCCTCCTCACGGCTGCCAATACGGCGCCAGCTCTGACGAGCTCAAGGTGCGTTCCACATAGGTGAACGCACCTTTTTCTTTGATCTCATCCGCCGCCGCACACAACGCCGTCATCGCGGCGCGATAGAGCGACATGGCCAGGCTGATCCGCTTCACGCCAGCCGCTTCGAGCGCCGCCACCGAAAAGGTGGCTCCCTTCATCCCGTTCATGAAGTTCACCGGCCTCGACACGGCCGAGCAGACGGTGCGGACGGACGCGAGGTCGCGCAGCCCGGGTGCGAACAATACATCGGCACCGGCGCGCTCGTAGGCCTGCAGCCGCCGGATAGCCTCATCGAGATCCGGCCGGCCGCAGACGAAACCTTCCGTGCGTGCCGTGAGCGTGAAGGGAAAGCGCAGAGCGCGCGCCGCCTCGACCGCCGCCGCCACGCGTTCCGTGGCCAAGCCGAAGTCGTAGAGCGGCGCCGCATTGTTGTTGGTGCCGTCCTCGATGGATCCGCCGACCAACCCGACCTCCGCGGCACGTCGAATGGTCTCCGCCACGTTTTCGGGCGAGTCGCCGTAACCATTTTCCAAATCCGCTGACACCGGCAGGTGCGTGGCCTGAACGATCGCCCGCGCGCCGGCCAGCGCTTCGTCCCGCGACAGTCCGTGATCCGCGCGACCCAGCGCACCGGCCGCCGCCGCGCTCGAGGTGGCGAGCGCCTTGAATCCGCGCCCCGCGAGAATTCGCGCGGAGCCCGCATCCCATGGATTCGGAATCACGAAAATTCCCGGATGTTCGTGGAGCGCCCGGAACTGCTGCGCCTTCTCGGCCTGCGTTGTGCTCATGTCGTGTCGGAGGGTTGGCGGTCAGAGTCGGATTCTGCGCCGCTGTCCTCGCAAGGCGATGCTCAGGGTGCGGCGGGTCCGATACACCACCGGCGAAATCCGGCCGTCGCAGGCCGGCCTCACTCGTGCGGCTTCGCTTCCAAGGTGTCCTCGACGTAAAGATCCTTGACCAGGACCATCACCACCACGGCGAGCGGCATCGCGAAGATCACGCCGGGCACGCCGAGCAACAGGCCAAACGCCACGATCGCCAGCAAGCCGAGCACCGGCGGCAGTTTCACCGCCCAGCGCTGCACGAGCGGCGTGATGACGTTGCTCTCGATCTGCTGCACCGCCACATACACCAGCGCCGCATACAGCACCGTGTTCGGTCCATGCGAGAACGCCAGCAGCAGGCCCGGCACCGCCGCGACGATCGGACCGATCACCGGCACGAACTCCAGCAGGCCGGCGAGCACGCCGAGCGAGAGCGCCAGGGGCACGCCGATCAGCCCGAGCGCGACGCCGGTGAGCACGCCAACCGCAAGCATCGCGATGGCTTGCGCGACCAGCCAC is part of the Opitutus terrae PB90-1 genome and harbors:
- a CDS encoding isocitrate lyase/PEP mutase family protein → MSTTQAEKAQQFRALHEHPGIFVIPNPWDAGSARILAGRGFKALATSSAAAAGALGRADHGLSRDEALAGARAIVQATHLPVSADLENGYGDSPENVAETIRRAAEVGLVGGSIEDGTNNNAAPLYDFGLATERVAAAVEAARALRFPFTLTARTEGFVCGRPDLDEAIRRLQAYERAGADVLFAPGLRDLASVRTVCSAVSRPVNFMNGMKGATFSVAALEAAGVKRISLAMSLYRAAMTALCAAADEIKEKGAFTYVERTLSSSELAPYWQP